A portion of the Daphnia magna isolate NIES linkage group LG4, ASM2063170v1.1, whole genome shotgun sequence genome contains these proteins:
- the LOC116920678 gene encoding U4/U6.U5 tri-snRNP-associated protein 1 has product MASRKEKPVTGKGNNSTSADDDRPTANSTNETSISIEETNRIRAKLGLKPLETGEKNSTDEPNSDKKDIHIPAENLREKKATEELRRKLDERREKRKIEQKLAQVRTVVQTATTEDDDTVSWVEKSRRLQKQKEDAAKRAKMLEEMDEAFGVGDMVTTELMKQKAKAYTSKDLRGLKVEHDRDNILEGKDVVLTLKDQNILQEEGDVLVNVNLIDTERYKKNNEIKKQKPGYQPYEEEEVDEHGLPKPKILLAKYDTEIDGEKRDSFVLGKAGDEEAKLKAQKSIKDKLQMQQKKIESLESRPMQIASEYYTAEEMVSFKKVKRRVKKGGTKGGRVLKADDLIQGTEEAVSSDLGSRKRKMEEEAVEDLSGFKVTIEESQKEIRQAIMKANKLKEKKVEQWDMTTVARSIKREPVEENESMEEDPMKSSIILNATAEFCRTLGDIPTYGMAGNRDEDEDELMDFERQLAEERRRNQEKEERKREAERLQERGGWNVLERENEQGSDDSMDVDRHEKDNATVILDEEPDVGSGMAAALKLAMSKGYLEKEEKKRIVISKSAQELQAQRYTIEDKATEDDKYSRRNRFDGPVVEFKDKEGYKPLPKLEYMDDNGKPMSTKEAFRHLSHKFHGKGSGKLKSEKRAKKDEDKMLMNRMSSTDTPLNTLKKLQDKQKELQSPYVVLSGKMATTSIVKPGKGKK; this is encoded by the exons atgGCGTCTCGCAAAGAGAAACCTGTGACAG GAAAGGGAAACAATTCAACTTCAGCAGATGATGACAGGCCAACTGCTAATTCAACCAATGAAACTTCTATATCAATTGAAGAAACTAACAGAATAAGAGCCAAACTTGGTTTGAAGCCATTGGAAACTGGAGAGAAAAATTCTACTGATGAACCCAATTCAGATAAAAAAGATATTCACATCCCAGCAG AGAACTTGCgtgaaaaaaaagcaacagaAGAGTTAAGACGTAAACTAGATGAAAGacgggaaaaaagaaaaattgaacaaaaacTTGCACAAGTGCGTACCGTTGTACAAACGGCAACCACAGAAGATGATGATACTGTTAGCTGGGTTGAAAAATCAAGAAGATTGcagaaacagaaagaagaTGCTGCAAAACGAGCAAAAATGCTTGAAGAAATGGACGAAGCCTTTGGTGTTGGGGATATGGTAACAACAGAATTGATGAAACAGAAAGCCAAGGCATATACTAGCAAAGATTTGCGAGGATTAAAAGTGGAACATGACAGG GATAACATATTGGAGGGAAAAGATGTTGTATTGACTCTGAAAGATCAGAACATATTGCAAGAGGAAGGGGACGTCCTTGTAAATGTAAACCTAATAGATACAGAAAGATATAAAAAGAACAACGAAATCAAGAAACAGAAACCGGGATATCAGCCATACGAAGAAGAGGAGGTAGACGAACACGGTCTTCCAAAACCCAAAATCTTGCTCGCAAAATATGACACAGAAATCGATGGAGAAAAACGAGACAGCTTTGTTTTAG GTAAAGCTGGTGATGAAGAAGCCAAACTGAAAGCGCAAAAGTCGATAAAAGACAAACTTCAGATGCAGCAGAAGAAAATTGAGTCGCTGGAATCGCGGCCAATGCAAATTGCCTCTGAGTACTATACGGCAGAAGAAATGGTTTCCTTCAAGAAAGTGAAGCGTCGCGTGAAAAAAGGTGGAACAAAGGGCGGTCGTGTATTAAAAGCCGATGATCTTATTCAAGGAACAGAAGAAGCAGTTTCATCAGACTTAGGATCTCGAAAGAGGAAAATGGAGGAAGAGGCTGTAGAAG ATTTGAGCGGCTTCAAGGTCACAATAGAAGAGtcacaaaaagaaattcgcCAAGCAATAATGAAGGCGAACAagctcaaagaaaaaaaggttgaGCAATGGGACATGACTACAGTGGCGAGATCAATAAAACGCGAACCTgtcgaagaaaatgaaagtatGGAAGAAGACCCGATGAAAAGTAGTATCATACTTAATGCGACGGCAGAGTTTTGTCGAACCCTTGGCGATATTCCTACCTATGGCATGGCAGGAAATCGTGACGAAGACGAAGATGAGTTAATG GATTTTGAACGGCAATTAGCAGAAGAACGTAGAAGAAATCAAGAAAAGGAAGAACGGAAGAGGGAAGCCGAAAGACTTCAAGAACGCGGAGGATGGAATGTACTGGAGCGTGAAAACGAGCAAGGATCCGACGACAGCATGGACGTTGATCGTCATGAAAAAG ATAACGCCACCGTTATTCTGGATGAAGAACCTGACGTCGGCTCGGGAATGGCGGCTGCTCTAAAATTGGCAATGAGTAAAGGCTACCTGGAGAAAGAGGAGAAGAAGAGGATTGTAATTTCCAAGTCTGCACAAGAATTGCAAGCGCAGCGTTACACAATAGAAGACAAAGCAAC GGAAGATGATAAGTATTCCAGAAGAAATCGGTTTGATGGCCCAGTTGTTGAATTCAAAGACAAAGAAGGCTATAAACCCTTGCCGAAACTCGAATACATGGACGATAACGGCAAACCCATGTCAACAAAGGAAGCTTTCCG GCATTTATCACACAAATTTCATGGAAAAGGATCTGGCAAGCTTAAATCTGAAAAGCGAGCCAAAAAGGACGAAGACAAAATG TTGATGAACCGAATGTCGTCGACAGATACACCATTAAAcacgttaaaaaaattgcaggacAAGCAGAAAGAATTGCAAAGCCCATACGTGGTTCTTAGCGGGAAAATGGCAAC AACCTCAATAGTGAAACCTGGGAAGGGGAAAAAGTGA
- the LOC116920679 gene encoding LOW QUALITY PROTEIN: extracellular tyrosine-protein kinase PKDCC (The sequence of the model RefSeq protein was modified relative to this genomic sequence to represent the inferred CDS: deleted 1 base in 1 codon): protein MSGSRQWRYKMFLGLMILYMASACIVALTLLWTTVAQYRIENLNDKTENQYLVPICAPSKTDTHTDPHMNCDLLDGLLYEKFIANGWTKIVYSAKVDSRSIAIKTVNLKGKDVTDCAKTNSVLVCYNKAVEKLVREISLLKQLKHATIIRLKHYCSKTAEESPCMKYAVIATEIGEPLTNLKLLQMTWNQRRQIIVDLATLVNYAQHSPIGVLGLPDLRRPQFVLVNGHMKLTDLDDIIVGEPSCSTNDDCSNFNITIKCISSRCEGYNSKLNIQKSFQEFGPYIFLMEGVPREKRMNLDRLRQLWQRNNVTTEQLLSDAKLL from the exons ATGAGTGGTTCACGGCAATGGCGATATAAGATGTTTCTTGGATTGATGATTCTTTACATGGCATCTGCTTGTATAGTGGCCTTAACTTTATTATGGACCACAGTAGCACAGTACAGAATTGAAAATCTAAATGATAAAACCGAGAATCAATACCTAGTCCCAATCTGTGCTCCAAGCAAAACGGATACACACACAGATCCACACATGAATTGTGATTTGCTTGATGGTTTACTATATGAAAAATTTATTGCCAATGGTTGGACAAAAATAGTCTACAGTGCCAAGGTGGATAGTCGATCAATAGCTATCAAAACAGtcaatttaaaaggaaaagatgTAACTGATTGTGCCAAAACCAACTCGGTGCTTGTGTGCTATAACAAAGCAGTTGAGAAATTAGTCAGAGAAATTAGTCTTCTAAAACAGCTGAAGCATGCAACCATAATTAGACTCAAGCATTATTGTTCTAAGACAGCAGAAGAGAGCCCTTGCATGAAATATGCAGTCATTGCCACTGAAATTGGTGAACCATTGACCAATCTA AAGCTTCTGCAAATGACATGGAATCAGAGGAGACAAATCATTGTAGATCTTGCTACTTTGGTTAATTATGCACAGCATAGCCCCATAGGTGTTTTGGGCTTACCTGATTTAAGAAGACCACAATTTGTGCTAGTTAATGGCCATATGAAACTGACTGATCTCGACGATATCATCGTCGGGGAGCCCAGTTGTTCAACTAACGATGATTGCTCAA ATTTCAACATTACCATCAAGTGTATTTCAAGCCGTTGTGAAGGATACAACTCGAAATTAAATATTCAGAAGTCTTTCCAGGAATTTGGACCATACATTTTTCTAATGGAAGGCGTCCCTAGAGAGAAGAGAATGAACCTTGATAGGCTCCGTCAGTTATGGCAGCGGAACAACGTGACTACAGAGCAGTTGCTGTCAGATGCCAAATTGCTATGA